In a genomic window of Melitaea cinxia chromosome 2, ilMelCinx1.1, whole genome shotgun sequence:
- the LOC123665673 gene encoding uncharacterized protein LOC123665673, translating to MGFTTVRNIVHETCKAIFTVLRSTALPKPTSQQWQSIATDFDKFWNFPNCIGAIDDVGAYGRNSDGGILQSSKFGSKLRNGFLCIPPEKALPHSTQKLPHVFVADEAFPLTENIMRPYPSHLLNDEKKGYSIIA from the exons ATGGGATTCACTACCGTGCGTAATATAGTCCACGAAACCTGTAAAGCAATATTTACTGTATTAAGGTCGACTGCATTGCCGAAACCCACGAGCCAACAATGGCAGTCAATTGCAACCGACTTTGATAAATTTTGGAATTTTCCTAACTGCATTGGGGCAATAGATG ATGTCGGAGCATATGGTCGAAATAGCGATGGCGGTATACTCCAAAGCTCTAAATTTGGTTCGAAACTACGTAATGGGTTTTTATGCATACCACCGGAAAAGGCTTTACCACATTCAACTCAAAAATTACCCCACGTATTTGTCGCCGATGAAGCCTTTCCACTAACAGAAAATATTATGAGACCATACCCCTCACATCTtttaaatgatgaaaaaaaaggATATTCAATTATCGCTTAA